The following proteins are co-located in the Apium graveolens cultivar Ventura chromosome 5, ASM990537v1, whole genome shotgun sequence genome:
- the LOC141660888 gene encoding uncharacterized protein LOC141660888: MADRSIKYNLGILEDVPVRVGKFYIPVDFVVLDMEVDSQIPNILGRPFLCIVGVVIHMKNGTLTLSVGDDKITFTLTSALKSPLLENMCCWIDVINEIVHDDPPQVLLNDALEAVFMLEASEGKVKKLELKPFPSNLKYVFLDNNQSCPVIVRSNLDDDQISKFLTVLWFFQFPIHPDDQENTIFTCPYGTFPYRRVPFGLCNTPTTFQHGVTTIFSDFIESIMEVFMDDFSVYGSDFDVNLVLNREKWHFMVGERVVLGHLIFERGIQVDKAKIEVIEKLSPPVNVKGVRSFLGHAGIKNALATAPIIQPPDWNLLFKIICDASYYVVGAILVHFGFREYKSKWVEVIGSPTNDFKVVMKFFKNITFPRFEVPRTVINDGGSHFRHRQFETLLKKYGVTYKVGLTYHPHTSGQTSIGTTPYRIIYGKACHLRVELEHRAFWDIKELNMDMMAAGQTRLLQLNELDEFHFDAYDNSRIYKKRKKMH; encoded by the exons ATGGCGGACCGTTCTATAAAATATAATTTGGGTATTTTAGAGGATGTGCCTGTCAGGGTTGGAAAATTTTATATTCCTGTAGACTTTGTTGTATTAGATATGGAAGTGGATAGCCAAATCCCCAATATTTTGGGTAGGCCATTCCTCTGTATTGTAGGTGTTGTTATACATATGAAAAATGGGACTCTAACTTTAAGTGTGGGTGATGATAAAATTACTTTTACTCTAACTTCTGCTCTTAAGTCCCCTTTGCTTGAGAATATGTGTTGCTGGATTGATGTCATAAATGAGATTGTCCATGATGACCCACCTCAAGTTTTGTTGAATGATGCATTGGAAGCAGTTTTTATGCTTGAAGCTTCTGAAGGAAAA GTAAAGAAACTAGAGTTAAAGCCTTTTCCATCTAATCTCAAGTACGTGTTTCTTGATAATAATCAGTCTTGTCCTGTGATTGTTAGATCTAATCTCGATGATGATCAAATTTCTAAGTTTCTTACTGTGTTGT GGTTCTTTCAGTTCCCTATACACCCTGATGACCAGGAAAATACTATATTTACATGTCCATATGGTACATTTCCATATCGAAGAGTTCCGTTTGGATTGTGTAATACTCCTACTACATTTCAGCATGGCGTGACAACTATATTTTCTGATTTCATTGAGTCTATTATGGAAGTATTTATGGATGATTTCAGTGTTTATGGTTCTGATTTTGAT GTAAATCTAGTTTTGAATCGGGAAAAGTGGCACTTCATGGTCGGTGAAAGAGTGGTACTTGGTCATCTTATTTTTGAACGTGGCATCCAAGTTGAcaaagcaaaaattgaggtgatTGAGAAACTTTCCCCTCCTGTTAATGTCAAAGGAGTTAGGAGTTTCTTAGGTCATGCAGG GATAAAGAATGCTTTGGCAACTGCACCAATCATACAACCCCCGGACTGGAATCTTCTTTTCAAAATCATATGTGATGCAAGTTATTATGTTGTGGGTGCAATTCTTG TACATTTTGGATTCCGTGAGTATAAATCCAAGTGGGTTGAAGTTATTGGATCACCGACTAATGATTTTAAGGTTGTGATGAAGTTCTTTAAAAATATTACATTCCCACGATTTGAAGTCCCAAGAACAGTGATAAATGATGGTGGTTCTCATTTTCGCCATCGACAATTTGAAACTCTTCTCAAGAAGTATGGTGTTACTTATAAGGTTGGCCTAACCTATCATCCTCACACAAGTGGCCAG ACTTCTATTGGCACTACTCCTTATCGGATTATTTATGGCAAGGCTTGTCACTTGCGAGTTGAGCTTGAACATCGTGCTTTTTGGGATATAAAGGAGCTCAACATGGATATGATGGCTGCAGGACAAACAAGACTTCTTCAGTTGAATGAATTAGATGAGTTTCATTTTGATGCTTATGACAATTCCCGGATTTACAAGAAGAGAAAAAAAATGCATTAG